A section of the Drosophila sechellia strain sech25 chromosome 3L, ASM438219v1, whole genome shotgun sequence genome encodes:
- the LOC6606074 gene encoding protocadherin Fat 2, with protein MLPLLLPLFLSLTAGQLVNQPPQFVPGTGDMSRFSLSENTPVGSPVFQLKGTDPEGGRLKYSISGPVFSVDRETGVVRLRQELDRETQDTVEVIISITDEGIYGTEPNTVSQRRVIPVRDYNDNQPTFLGRPYTASVSESLPVGSELSVEPPIVVVDRDEGINAEVQIKCVEENDICDIFEVRAVKISDGNYTARVALKQQLDFESRPSYILTIAASDSALDNRLSSLATISINVIDIQDQPPIFTNAPYSATVPENTPAGVSILTVKAVDGDVGIPREIFLSLEDEPFGHFELVPFGDPREGTAVMQTTSEPLDRENAEILQNGGVYVFSIRATELIDGAIPAEHSLTRVTIVVTDVDDHQPTFSGPHFNVSITENLATGMPLPGLSIFVDDRDMGENSRYELSLRDVFNAVGVFEVSPAESQGRTPVVVKVLNASRLDYDVVDSDLRKFEFDLVASVKGVEKAKTRVEIHLLDANDNAPVFDQGTYRFTADENLPVDAIIGHVKATDLDSGEFGHVRYVLKGFGTDNFYVNPETGGVYLLKPLDYEKQSSYSLTVVAIDGGQREANANLFVGVTDVNDNHPNFESKEYSRTIREGAALFEPQFFVRAHDADGPSQGNGRVKYSIVSENSIAGNVFRIEPDTGEIVIQKAARSMDTERGEYELVVSATDFGIPPLSNTTRVLVRVGISGNQRPIFRGHFQNMENLPIIGPPSYRVSIPENAAAGSNVTSVSAHDPDGLDSLLRYRIVGANDNFEIDELSGLITVSPQARIDRDSNMNSFEIIVNAVDSGTPIPETATTTVYVNVKDINDERPKFEQNSYATYVSERTAVGESVLRVKAIDKDLNSKLEYSMVGPVAATTKAGVSIANRSNYRLQEAFRVDSQSGEIFVNGTLRHDVAAIIIFTVGVRDLNAEVDPEGQVDTTEVTVYVQSFQDTNPVFKNPGWTSSRPLIDVKIKEEMPIDSALFILQAEDPVTRQPITSFELIEPKQVDYFQVAERTGEVILKKRLDYEALGESGPEFELQVRANSADRQRSTVSRVNITVENVNDNSPRFERNSYQATIIENRPHPERVIRVRALDKDAVLNARDERLGYHKIIYSLQGEHAMLFDINNTTGEIIVASGQTIDRERTPRIQLQIKAEDSPGCPTDAKQSVVELQIEVLDENDNAPEFTQKKYSTVIPENAQIDSFVLQLEAVDADEGLGGEVHYELVNEGEANGLFKVDPKSGLISTRRNLTGKGRAHPYVLIVRAQDNGNQMPKQPTLSTDTDVRIYIGDVSANDGVPYFLSPRVGQMANVTENAVTGAPVFQVIASDPDDENTPSGTITYRILPDTPDAEAFVIDAHSGLITTRQSMDRETKDMYRILLEVSDNGQPKQSVTRILQIAVLDVDDHEPRFAREVDAGPLSMSVREEEPAGTIVGNFSALDEDLGENAAIDYVIIDGNNEQLFTIERNNESLAILKTQKPIDREQVESFTLTIKCQKLGEPGYKFIGDPYDRQDPSHLRINIRVLDIDDNLPKFEQPDPTVGIRINVPIDTVVTTLKASDADAEAPPVGLSIENVTFVPQFYKRSRTLAVGNLQNLFTLNNRTGELRTGGSFADYVDGYFLMRVMANNSVQPKRQAHSNLKVFVIRDKSLLKFVFARPPNEIQHNIRPFQEQLKKKLKPLGLELHVLDTQVFTRPDMSLDFTATSSCFQMFKNGAALSFNEMQKLMNSQQLRQELIDIYAAYGVSEVESCSVRRTHAAAIFAGMLTSAGAWLVFLAALIGLAALVSLCTACCLKKKLKRHSKRSLQASLRTPTEHTATSYSYSMPAVLYSEPIYGPL; from the exons atgttgccgctgctgttgccacTTTTTCTGAGCCTGACCGCTGGCCAGCTGGTCAACCAACCGCCGCAGTTCGTCCCCGGAACGGGTGACATGTCCCGATTTAGCCTCTCGGAAAACACACCCGTCGGCAGTCCCGTCTTTCAGCTGAAAG GAACTGATCCGGAAGGAGGTCGCTTGAAGTACAGTATCAGCGGACCCGTTTTCTCGGTGGATAGGGAGACGGGAGTGGTGCGCCTGCGCCAGGAGCTGGATCGAGAGACCCAGGACACTGTCGAGGTGATCATTAGCATCACAGACGAAGGTATCTACGGAACAGAGCCCAATACCGTCTCCCAAAGGCGGGTGATTCCTGTACGGGATTACAATGACAACCAGCCGACTTTCCTGGGCAGACCATACACCGCCAGTGTCAGCGAATCCCTGCCCGTGGGTTCGGAGCTTAGTGTGGAGCCACCCATTGTGGTCGTCGACCGGGATGAGGGCATCAACGCTGAGGTTCAGATAAAGTGTGTAGAG GAAAATGACATTTGCGACATCTTTGAAGTGCGGGCCGTGAAAATATCTGACGGAAACTACACAGCCCGAGTGGCGCTGAAGCAACAGCTGGATTTCGAGAGTCGTCCCTCGTACATCTTGACCATCGCGGCCTCGGACAGTGCATTGGATAACCGCCTATCTTCACTGGCCACCATATCGATCAATGTGATCGACATTCAGGATCAACCGCCAATCTTTACCAATGCTCCGTACTCCGCAACAGTACCGGAAAACACTCCCGCCGGAGTTAGCATTCTGACGGTCAAGGCAGTAGATGGTGATGTGGGCATACCAAGGGAAATATTCCTATCGCTGGAAGATGAACCCTTCGGACACTTTGAGCTTGTACCGTTTGGAGATCCTCGAGAGGGAACTGCAGTAATGCAGACCACATCGGAGCCACTGGATCGTGAGAACGCCGAGATTCTCCAAAATGGTGGGGTATATGTGTTCTCCATAAGAGCCACAGAGCTCATCGATGGAGCTATTCCCGCCGAGCACTCGCTCACAAGAGTAACCATTGTGGTCACCGATGTGGACGATCACCAGCCCACCTTTAGTGGACCGCACTTTAATGTCTCTATAACGGAGAATCTTGCTACTGGAATGCCTCTGCCGGGACTTTCGATCTTCGTTGATGATCGCGACATGGGCGAGAACAGTCGCTATGAGCTTTCTTTAAGAGATGTGTTTAATGCCGTCGGAGTATTTGAAGTTTCTCCCGCTGAATCTCAAGGCCGAACACCAGTGGTTGTCAAGGTATTGAATGCTAGTCGATTGGATTACGATGTTGTCGATTCTGACCTTCGAAAGTTTGAGTTCGATCTGGTGGCTTCCGTGAAGGGCGTGGAGAAGGCTAAGACTCGGGTAGAGATCCATCTGCTGGACGCCAATGACAACGCACCTGTGTTCGACCAAGGTACCTATCGCTTTACGGCAGATGAGAATCTTCCTGTGGACGCGATAATTGGACACGTAAAAGCCACTGATTTGGATTCCGGTGAATTTGGACATGTCCGCTACGTGCTCAAGGGTTTCGGTACGGACAACTTCTATGTGAATCCGGAAACCGGAGGCGTTTATCTGCTGAAACCTCTGGACTACGAAAAGCAAAGCAGCTACAGCCTGACAGTGGTGGCCATCGACGGAGGTCAGCGGGAGGCCAATGCCAACTTGTTCGTCGGTGTCACCGATGTGAACGACAATCATCCAAACTTCGAGAGCAAGGAATATAGTCGAACTATTCGGGAGGGAGCAGCCCTTTTTGAGCCCCAGTTCTTTGTGCGTGCCCACGATGCAGATGGTCCCTCCCAAGGAAATGGACGGGTTAAGTATTCCATTGTGTCCGAGAACAGCATTGCTGGAAATGTATTCCGGATCGAACCGGATACGGGCGAGATTGTCATTCAGAAGGCAGCGAGATCAATGGACACGGAGAGGGGTGAATACGAACTGGTGGTCTCGGCCACTGATTTCG GCATTCCTCCCTTATCCAACACCACTCGTGTTTTGGTACGCGTCGGCATTTCCGGTAATCAGCGGCCCATCTTCCGAGGACACTTCCAAAATATGGAGAATCTACCCATTATAGGCCCGCCCAGCTACAGAGTCTCCATTCCTGAGAATGCCGCTGCAGGATCAAATGTCACTTCCGTATCTGCCCACGATCCGGATGGTCTGGACAGCCTACTCCGTTACAGGATTGTGGGGGCCAACGACAACTTTGAGATTGATGAACT TTCTGGTTTAATCACTGTATCGCCTCAAGCCCGGATCGATCGCGACTCAAACATGAACAGCTTTGAGATCATAGTGAACGCTGTGGACTCCGGAACTCCTATCCCAGAAACGGCCACCACTACGGTGTATGTTAATGTGAAGGACATCAATGACGAGCGTCCCAAGTTCGAGCAGAACAGCTATGCGACGTACGTATCCGAGAGGACAGCCGTGGGTGAGAGTGTCCTTCGCGTGAAGGCAATCGACAAGGATCTTAATTCCAAATTGGAGTACAGTATGGTTGGACCTGTGGCTGCCACCACAAAGGCAGGCGTAAGCATAGCCAATCGGAGCAACTACCGACTGCAGGAAGCCTTCCGAGTGGACAGTCAAAGTGGCGAGATCTTTGTCAATGGAACGCTTCGTCACGATGTGGCCGCCATCATAATCTTCACCGTCGGTGTGCGAGATCTCAATGCAGAGGTGGATCCCGAGGGACAGGTGGACACCACAGAAGTTACTGTCTACGTGCAGTCCTTCCAAGACACCAATCCGGTGTTTAAGAATCCCGGCTGGACTAGCTCAAGACCCTTGATCGATGTAAAGATCAAGGAGGAAATGCCCATCGATAGTGCGCTGTTTATTTTGCAGGCGGAAGATCCTGTCACCAGACAGCCGATTACCAGTTTTGAATTGATAGAACCCAAGCAAGTGGACTATTTCCAAGTGGCAGAGCGTACCGGAGAGGTGATACTCAAGAAGCGGCTGGACTATGAAGCCTTGGGTGAAAGTGGTCCGGAGTTTGAGCTGCAAGTTCGCGCCAACAGTGCCGATCGACAAAGAAGCACTGTCAGTCGAGTTAATATCACCGTGGAGAATGTGAATGACAATAGTCCGCGCTTCGAACGGAACTCCTATCAAGCCACCATCATCGAGAACAGACCTCATCCGGAGCGAGTGATTCGGGTGAGAGCTTTGGACAAGGATGCGGTTCTTAATGCCCGTGATGAGCGTTTGGGCTACCACAAGATCATCTACTCACTGCAGGGCGAGCACGCCATGCTGTTCGATATAAACAATACAACTGGGGAAATAATCGTGGCCAGCGGGCAGACCATCGATAGGGAGCGAACACCCAGGATTCAGCTGCAGATCAAGGCGGAGGATTCTCCTGGATGTCCCACGGATGCCAAGCAAAGTGTAGTGGAGCTGCAGATAGAGGTACTGGACGAGAACGACAACGCTCCGGAGTTTACTCAGAAGAAATATAGCACCGTGATTCCGGAAAACGCGCAAATCGATTCGTTTGTTCTCCAGCTGGAAGCCGTGGATGCGGATGAGGGTCTGGGTGGCGAGGTGCACTACGAATTGGTAAACGAGGGTGAGGCCAATGGGCTTTTCAAGGTCGATCCCAAGAGTGGTCTGATATCCACCCGACGTAATCTTACCGGCAAAGGCCGAGCACATCCTTATGTACTAATTGTTCGTGCCCAGGACAACGGCAACCAGATGCCCAAACAGCCCACCCTATCCACCGACACCGATGTCAGGATATATATTGGGGATGTGAGCGCCAATGATGGTGTGCCGTACTTTTTGTCTCCTCGGGTGGGACAAATGGCGAATGTCACAGAG AATGCTGTAACTGGAGCTCCAGTATTTCAAGTCATTGCCAGCGATCCGGATGATGAAAACACCCCATCCGGAACCATTACTTATCGCATTTTGCCAGATACTCCAGACGCCGAAGCCTTTGTCATTGATGCTCACTCAGGATTGATAACCACTAGGCAATCGATGGATCGGGAGACAAAGGACATGTACAGGATTCTGCTGGAAGTGAGTGACAATGGACAGCCCAAGCAGTCGGTGACGAGGATACTTCAGATTGCAGTTCTGGATGTGGATGATCACGAACCGCGATTCGCAAGAGAAGTT GACGCAGGACCCTTGAGCATGTCGGTAAGAGAAGAGGAGCCGGCTGGCACCATAGTCGGCAACTTCAGCGCTTTGGACGAGGATCTCGGCGAGAATGCTGCCATTGATTACGTGATCATTGATGGAAATAATGAACAGTTGTTTACGATAGAACGAAATAACGAAAGCCTGGCCATTCTCAAAACCCAAAAACCTATTGATCGAGAGCAGGTTGAGTCCTTTACTCTGACGATTAAGTGTCAGAAACTGGGCGAACCTGGCTACAAGTTCATTGGAGATCCCTATGATCGACAGGATCCTTCACATTTGCGCATCAACATTCGAGTCTTGGACATCGATGACAACCTGCCGAAATTCGAGCAGCCAGATCCCACTGTGGGTATCAGGATCAATGTGCCTATCGACACTGTGGTGACCACTTTGAAAGCCAGCGACGCGGATGCAGAGGCTCCACCCGTTGGTCTTTCCATTGAGAACGTGACCTTTGTGCCACAGTTCTATAAGAGAAGTCGCACTCTGGCCGTGGGCAATCTGCAGAATCTCTTCACCTTGAACAATCGAACTGGTGAACTGAGAACTGGAGGTTCATTCGCGGATTACGTGGATGGTTACTTCTTAATGCGGGTGATGGCCAACAATTCAGTACAACCCAAACGGCAAGCCCACAGTAATCTCAAGGTGTTTGTGATCCGGGACAAGTCGCTGCTTAAGTTCGTCTTCGCCCGACCTCCAAACGAGATCCAGCACAATATCCGACCGTTCCAGGAGCAGTTGAAGAAAAAACTGAAGCCCCTGGGATTGGAGTTGCATGTCTTGGATACACAGGTCTTCACCAGGCCCGACATGAGTCTGGACTTCACTGCCACCAGCTCCTGTTTCCAGATGTTCAAGAATGGAGCTGCCTTGTCCTTCAACGAGATGCAAAAGCTGATGAACTCGCAGCAGCTGCGGCAGGAACTGATAGATATATACGCCGCCTATGGGGTCAGTGAGGTGGAATCCTGCTCGGTGAGAAGGACTCATGCTGCAGCTATTTTTGCGGGAATGCTAACCTCGGCAGGAGCGTGGCTGGTTTTCCTGGCCGCCCTCATAGGTCTGGCTGCCTTGGTTTCCCTGTGCACAGCCTGTTGTTTGAAGAAAAA GCTAAAGCGGCACAGTAAGCGGAGTCTTCAGGCAAGTTTACGCACTCCCACGGAGCACACAGCCACCTCGTATAGCTACTCCATGCCCGCCGTGCTCTACTCCGAACCCATCTACGGGCCCTTGTAG
- the LOC6606075 gene encoding chromatin modification-related protein eaf-1 yields MFMQSAVGQGQRDTRTRLDPCWTKGRRWIMGLILVYTIMSLMVVKVASAATLYQQHPQQHLQQQSLNDIESSADEPSQATTETEPSDSDSDIEKMRAKLQQLQHEQQQQYLRQQQQQLQLHLQQMQTTQGAAGETAYLLERADSNIAPIYGTWRTKAQRQQHATSSHETDDAHVYERLPKRSATMTPLRGLLRDQMPRPPRLTTQDMQLSLGSPSPPPGPTKGLLRRQYSETPGTRALRGQEEFKPKPFHFPYEGPMPEQFTKGEGRPELNNIQDILQHLHIGGLAPSKLPPMAMMPTGLHIAGTFKNFKSSGIGNFFRGKRNKKQMQFTIPMPMFPMMSMPMPWYNHGVMPHQRVAIDQLYPYKPRSPQDVNLLAMQPVGNGKPLSKKKKKKQQQQHQQQLQQQQQQQQQQQLLEHGSQQHFVADPFVHQHFAQPVVALNATRQSHLKRVPFKVNLDIYPVLPPSRPASVMRHPFQQDYALPSPAALTGTTAAAYQMGQGIYQTPFKFPTQQPVVFPDQATRYSQQQALYHNQAHKFPPPKSVHPDEPIYGQSSGQGQGQVDSQTNPIMLHLNVFPKQKPTATIRASTNPFYNHNVQRNMINSNDLPPPNPPSPIEPRQSVNGSGTGLQQQQQQQQQQHHPSQQQQHHTSHNQTQQQHQATQQQHLQSQPGNRSSTISRSDHLPLIDFEHPIVAAELSDHSALGSIRQDYRYRKTPAEEHYRYPKSANIEQMAAEAQTASLFRFPVEDLIQFQVDDAL; encoded by the exons ATGTTCATGCAGTCGGCAGTCGGTCAAGGACAACGGGACACTCGAACGCGACTGGATCCTTGCTGGACTAAAGGCAGGCGGTGGATTATGGGCCTGATCCTGGTGTACACAATA ATGTCTCTCATGGTAGTGAAGGTCGCCTCCGCAGCCACTCTTTATCAGCAGCACCCGCAGCAGCATCTACAGCAGCAATCTCTGAACGACATTGAGTCCTCAGCAGACGAGCCATCCCAGGCCACCACGGAGACCGAGCCCTCGGACAGCGACAGCGACATCGAGAAGATGCGGGCCAagctgcagcaactgcagcacgagcagcagcaacagtacctgcgccagcagcaacagcagctgcagctgcatctGCAGCAGATGCAGACGACGCAGGGAGCTGCTGGGGAAACCGCCTACTTATTGGAGCGTGCCGACAGCAACATTGCACCCATCTACGGGACGTGGCGCACGAAAGCGCAACGGCAGCAACACGCAACTTCGTCGCACGAAACGGACGACGCCCATGTTTACGAGCGCCTGCCCAAGCGATCGGCGACCATGACGCCTCTGAGGGGGTTGCTGCGAGATCagatgccacgcccaccgcggCTCACCACCCAGGATATGCAATTGTCCCTGGGCTCGCCCTCTCCGCCGCCGGGGCCCACAAAGGGTTTGCTGCGACGGCAGTACTCCGAAACTCCGGGAACCCGAGCCCTTCGAGGTCAGGAAGAGTTCAAGCCCAAGCCGTTTCACTTTCCCTACGAAGGTCCGATGCCCGAGCAGTTCACCAAGGGTGAGGGTCGTCCCGAGCTGAACAATATCCAGGACATCCTGCAACACCTGCACATCGGAGGCTTAGCGCCCAGTAAGCTGCCACCCATGGCGATGATGCCCACGGGTCTACACATTGCCGGTACTTTCAAGAACTTCAAGTCCAGTGGAATAGGAAACTTCTTTCGCGGGAAGCGCAACAAAAAACAGATGCAGTTTACCATTCCGATGCCCATGTTCCCCATGATGTCTATGCCAATGCCATGGTATAATCATGGTGTGATGCCCCATCAAAGGGTGGCCATTGATCAGCTGTATCCCTACAAGCCCCGTTCGCCGCAGGATGTCAATCTGTTAGCCATGCAGCCAGTGGGAAACGGAAAACCATTGTctaaaaagaagaaaaagaagcaacagcagcagcaccagcagcaactgcaacagcagcagcaacaacaacagcagcaacagctacTGGAGCATGGCAGTCAGCAGCATTTTGTGGCAGATCCCTTCGTGCACCAGCATTTTGCACAACCTGTGGTCGCGCTGAATGCCACACGCCAGTCGCATCTGAAAAGGGTTCCTTTTAAGGTCAATCTGGACATATATCCTGTGCTGCCGCCTTCGCGGCCTGCCTCTGTAATGCGGCATCCTTTCCAGCAGGATTATGCCCTCCCCTCACCGGCAGCTTTGACTGGAACCACGGCTGCCGCGTATCAGATGGGTCAGGGCATTTACCAGACCCCCTTTAAGTTCCCCACGCAACAGCCCGTAGTCTTCCCTGACCAGGCTACCAGATACAGTCAGCAGCAGGCTTTGTACCACAACCAGGCCCACAAGTTTCCGCCACCGAAGAGCGTACATCCTGATGAGCCCATTTACGGACAGAGCTCTGGACAGGGTCAGGGTCAAGTGGACAGCCAAACGAACCCCATCATGCTGCACTTGAACGTGTTCCCCAAGCAGAAACCAACTGCCACGATTCGAGCCTCCACCAATCCATTCTACAATCACAACGTGCAACGCAACATGATCAACTCCAATGACTTGCCGCCACCCAATCCGCCCAGCCCCATTGAACCAAGACAGTCAGTCAATGGCAGTGGCACTGGtctgcaacaacagcagcaacagcagcagcaacaacaccatccgtcgcagcagcagcaacatcatacGTCGCATAATCAaacccagcagcaacatcaagcgacacaacagcaacatctgcAATCCCAGCCGGGGAATCGATCCAGTACCATTTCTCGCAGCGATCACCTGCCGCTGATTGACTTTGAGCATCCTATTGTGGCAGCTGAGCTTTCAGATCACTCCGCCTTGGGCAGCATTCGGCAGGATTATCGATATAGGAAAACACCAGCGGAGGAGCACTATCGTTATCCGAAGAGCGCCAATATCGAACAGATGGCAGCGGAGGCCCAGACCGCCTCGCTCTTCCGCTTTCCCGTCGAGGATCTGATACAGTTCCAGGTGGACGATGCTCTCTAA
- the LOC6606076 gene encoding proline-rich extensin-like protein EPR1, translated as MRSALFVLALCVVAVATASADTHERKTRAAEGYFYPPPDVPFDLPVRTTQPPTRPPTRPPTRPPTRPPTRPPTRPPTPPPTYLPPTNKPLPPVTTRLPPPPPPPRTPPPTRPPTRPPTTRPPATYLPPTNKPLPPVTTRRPTPPPTRPPPPPTRASTPAPTYLPPTNKPLPPVTVRTTVRTTPRPTLPPTRPPTRPPTRPPTTYLPPPTVRTTRPPPPPTRPPTRPPTTYLPPVTVRTTRATPPPTRPPTRPPTYPPTTRRLTTPAPTYLPPTNKPLPPVTVRTTVRTTPRPTLPPTRPPTRPPTTYLPPPTVRTTRATPPPTRPPTRPPTYPPTTRRLTTPAPTYLPPTNKPLPPVTVRTTVRTTPRPTLPPSLPPTRPPTRPPTRPPTTYLPPPSVRTTRATPPPTRPPTRPPPPPTRASTPAPTYLPPTNKPLPPVTVRTTVRTTPRPTLPPTRPPTRPPTRPPTTYLPPPTVRTTRPPPPPTRPPTRPPTTYLPPVTVRTTRATPPPTRPPTRPPTYPPTTRRLTTPAPTYLPPTNKPLPPVTVRTTVRTTPRPTLPPTRPPTRPPTTYLPPPTVRTTRPPPPPTRPPTRPPTTYLPPVTVRTTRATPPPTRPPTYPPTTRRLTTPAPTYLPPTNKPLPPVTVRTTVRTTPRPTLPPTRPPTRPPTRPPTTYLPPVTVVRTTRPPPPPTRRTTVYVPPPTVRTTVYVPPPTQRTTVYVPPAPTKHQGYQYPVPSIPFNF; from the exons ATG AGAAGTGCACTGTTCGTCTTGGCGCTTTGCGTTGTGGCTGTGGCCACCGCATCGGCCGATACCCATGAG CGCAAGACTCGTGCCGCCGAGGGATACTTTTACCCCCCGCCCGATGTTCCATTCGATCTGCCAGTCCGCACCACCCAGCCGCCCACAAGGCCGCCAACGCGCCCTCCCACTAGGCCACCCACCAGGCCACCCACCAGGCCACCCACTAGGCCTCCCACGCCACCACCAACCTACTTGCCGCCCACCAACAAGCCACTGCCACCAGTGACCACCCGTCTGcctcctccaccaccaccaccaaggACTCCTCCCCCAACGAGGCCCCCAACTAGGCCACCAACCACTCGTCCGCCAGCAACCTACTTGCCACCCACCAACAAGCCACTGCCACCAGTGACCACTCGTCGtccaacaccaccaccaacgaggccaccaccaccaccaacgcGTGCGTCGACTCCGGCTCCTACTTACCTGCCACCCACCAACAAGCCACTGCCACCAGTCACCGTGCGCACCACTGTTCGCACCACTCCTCGTCCAACTCTGCCTCCTACCAGGCCACCAACTCGTCCGCCAACTCGCCCACCAACCACTTACCTGCCACCCCCAACTGTGCGCACCACCCGCCCTCCTCCACCACCCACTCGTCCCCCAACTAGGCCACCAACCACCTACTTGCCTCCCGTTACCGTGCGCACCACCCGTGCTACCCCACCACCAACTCGCCCACCAACCCGGCCACCAACCTACCCACCGACCACTCGTCGTCTGACCACTCCGGCTCCTACTTACTTGCCACCCACTAACAAGCCTCTGCCACCAGTCACCGTTCGCACCACTGTTCGCACCACTCCTCGTCCCACTCTCCCTCCCACGAGGCCCCCAACTAGGCCACCAACCACCTACCTGCCTCCCCCAACTGTGCGCACCACCCGTGCCACCCCACCACCAACGCGTCCACCAACCCGGCCACCAACCTACCCACCCACCACTCGTCGTTTGACCACCCCGGCTCCTACTTACCTGCCACCCACCAACAAGCCTCTGCCCCCGGTCACCGTTCGCACCACTGTTCGTACCACTCCTCGTCCAACTCTGCCCCCTAGCCTGCCCCCTACCAGGCCCCCTACCAGGCCCCCAACCCGTCCACCAACCACCTACCTTCCTCCCCCATCTGTTCGCACCACCCGTGCTACCCCTCCACCAACCCGTCCTCCAACTaggccaccaccaccacccacccgtGCATCCACTCCTGCTCCTACCTACTTGCCACCCACCAACAAGCCACTGCCACCAGTCACCGTGCGCACCACTGTTCGCACCACTCCTCGTCCAACTCTGCCTCCTACCAGGCCACCAACTCGTCCACCAACTCGCCCACCAACCACTTACCTGCCACCCCCAACTGTGCGCACCACCCGCCCTCCTCCACCACCCACTCGTCCCCCAACTAGGCCACCAACCACCTACTTGCCTCCCGTTACCGTGCGCACCACTCGTGCTACCCCACCACCAACTCGCCCACCAACCCGGCCACCAACCTACCCACCGACCACTCGTCGTTTGACCACCCCGGCTCCTACTTACCTGCCACCCACCAACAAGCCTCTGCCCCCGGTCACCGTTCGCACCACTGTTCGCACCACTCCTCGTCCCACTCTCCCTCCCACGAGGCCCCCAACTAGGCCACCAACCACCTACCTGCCTCCCCCAACTGTGCGCACCACCCGCCCTCCTCCACCACCCACTCGTCCCCCAACTAGGCCACCAACCACCTACTTACCTCCCGTTACCGTGCGCACCACTCGTGCTACCCCACCACCAACCCGGCCACCAACCTACCCACCGACCACTCGTCGTTTGACCACCCCGGCTCCTACTTACCTGCCACCCACCAACAAGCCTCTGCCCCCGGTCACCGTTCGTACCACCGTTCGTACCACTCCTCGGCCAACTCTGCCACCCACGAGGCCCCCAACACGTCCACCAACCCGCCCACCAACCACCTACCTGCCCCCCGTCACTGTTGTGCGCACCACCCGCCCTCCTCCACCACCCACCCGTAGGACCACAGTCTACGTGCCACCACCAACCGTGCGCACCACCGTGTACGTGCCACCCCCGACACAGCGCACCACAGTCTACGTCCCACCCGCACCCACCAAGCACCAGGGCTACCAATACCCCGTGCCCAGCATCCCCTTCAACTTCTAG